One genomic segment of Catalinimonas alkaloidigena includes these proteins:
- a CDS encoding MBL fold metallo-hydrolase, with protein MIKILDLNFLGINRAIASFLVETSEGPILFETGPYSTFPHLVEQVKNAGHAPTDIKHVFLTHIHFDHAGAAWAFAKQGAKIYVHPFGEKHLANPEKLWNSAKQIYKNDMERLWGDMQPIPEDQLTAVEHESEVTIGNTKIKAWHTPGHAVHHIAWQLDDIIFTGDVAGVRVNPEDQVVEPPCPPPDINVEDWLDSIRTIRTLSPQALYLTHFGKIEDISWHLDELEKRLIEWSNWIKTKMELGKNAEETVPEFKAFVANQLSEMGVGEKAIRQYEAANPSYMSVAGLMRYWKKKKEREQA; from the coding sequence ATGATCAAAATATTAGATCTTAACTTTTTAGGCATCAACAGAGCCATTGCATCTTTCCTTGTGGAGACTTCCGAAGGACCAATCCTTTTTGAAACCGGCCCCTATAGTACTTTCCCGCATTTGGTAGAACAGGTCAAAAATGCTGGTCATGCCCCCACTGACATCAAACATGTATTTCTCACCCACATACACTTTGACCATGCTGGTGCTGCCTGGGCATTTGCTAAGCAGGGGGCAAAAATTTATGTCCATCCGTTCGGAGAAAAACATCTGGCTAATCCTGAAAAGCTGTGGAATTCAGCTAAGCAAATTTACAAGAACGATATGGAAAGACTCTGGGGTGATATGCAGCCTATTCCTGAAGATCAGCTCACAGCTGTGGAGCATGAATCCGAGGTTACCATAGGAAATACTAAAATCAAAGCCTGGCATACCCCCGGCCACGCGGTACACCATATTGCCTGGCAGCTAGATGATATCATTTTTACCGGTGATGTAGCCGGTGTTCGGGTAAATCCTGAAGATCAGGTAGTAGAGCCTCCTTGTCCTCCTCCCGATATCAATGTAGAAGACTGGCTGGATTCTATCAGAACCATCCGAACACTTAGCCCCCAAGCCTTGTACTTGACCCACTTTGGAAAAATAGAAGATATCAGCTGGCATCTGGACGAGCTGGAAAAAAGGTTGATTGAGTGGAGTAACTGGATCAAAACGAAAATGGAATTGGGAAAAAATGCTGAAGAAACTGTGCCCGAGTTTAAAGCATTTGTGGCCAACCAGCTGAGTGAGATGGGGGTAGGAGAAAAAGCCATCCGGCAATACGAAGCTGCTAACCCTTCCTACATGAGCGTAGCAGGGCTTATGCGCTACTGGAAGAAGAAAAAAGAAAGAGAGCAGGCTTAA
- a CDS encoding cytochrome ubiquinol oxidase subunit I, producing MELDIEFLSRLQFAFTIMFHYIFPPFSIGMGLLLVIYETLYYVTRKKIYESITRFWIKIFAANFSIGVATGIVMEFEFGTNWATYSRFVGDIFGSPLAAEGIFAFFLESGFLAILLFGWNRVKPGMHLFATCMVAFGSMMSAFWIVVANSWQQTPVAYELAVTADGYTRAVITDFWGVVFNPSSMVRFFHVIVGSWIQGAFLIMSVAAYFIIKKRDLEFAYRSFSLALIVAATAALIQPAIGHYHAQVVGEYQPAKLAAFEGLYETQKAAPLSIIGWTDPEEQATYGIEIPGLLSFLLYGDFEAEVKGLDQIKKEDWPPVAQVFQTYHLMVALGMFFILLTLLSLFLLFRKKLFDKTWLMKLYVPLVVLPVIANQAGWVSAERGRQPWIVQDLLRTSDGLSKSVTAPEVLISLILFFIVYTLLFFVWLYVLDREIKHGPEDHVHGPETYHHREERIDPLSKLIK from the coding sequence ATGGAACTGGACATTGAGTTTTTATCACGCCTACAGTTTGCCTTTACTATCATGTTTCATTACATCTTCCCCCCCTTCAGCATTGGGATGGGGCTGCTACTGGTCATCTACGAGACGCTTTACTATGTGACCCGTAAAAAAATCTACGAGTCTATTACCCGATTCTGGATAAAAATATTCGCGGCCAACTTTTCCATAGGGGTAGCTACCGGTATTGTTATGGAATTTGAGTTTGGAACCAACTGGGCTACTTATTCCAGATTTGTGGGCGATATTTTTGGTTCCCCTCTGGCAGCGGAAGGCATTTTTGCCTTTTTTCTGGAATCCGGATTTCTGGCGATCCTGCTGTTTGGCTGGAACCGGGTAAAACCGGGTATGCATCTTTTTGCCACCTGTATGGTAGCCTTTGGCTCAATGATGTCGGCCTTTTGGATTGTGGTGGCCAACTCATGGCAGCAAACTCCTGTCGCCTACGAACTTGCCGTTACTGCAGATGGTTACACCCGGGCAGTCATCACCGATTTTTGGGGAGTAGTCTTCAACCCTTCTTCTATGGTGCGTTTTTTTCATGTAATCGTAGGGTCCTGGATACAGGGCGCTTTTCTGATCATGAGTGTCGCGGCCTATTTTATTATCAAAAAGCGGGATCTGGAGTTTGCCTACCGTTCTTTCTCTTTGGCTCTGATTGTGGCAGCCACCGCTGCGCTTATTCAACCGGCAATCGGGCATTATCATGCACAGGTAGTGGGAGAATATCAACCCGCCAAGCTTGCTGCTTTTGAGGGATTGTACGAGACACAAAAAGCTGCCCCACTTTCCATTATTGGCTGGACGGATCCGGAAGAGCAGGCAACCTATGGTATAGAAATTCCAGGGCTGCTCAGCTTCCTATTGTATGGGGACTTTGAAGCTGAAGTGAAAGGACTAGACCAAATTAAAAAGGAAGACTGGCCTCCGGTAGCTCAGGTGTTCCAGACCTATCACCTAATGGTAGCTTTGGGCATGTTTTTTATTCTTTTGACCCTGCTGAGTCTTTTCCTCCTCTTCAGAAAAAAACTCTTTGATAAAACCTGGCTCATGAAATTATATGTCCCTCTCGTAGTGCTGCCTGTCATTGCCAATCAAGCCGGCTGGGTGTCAGCAGAAAGAGGAAGGCAGCCCTGGATTGTACAAGATTTGCTGAGAACATCTGACGGCTTATCCAAATCCGTCACTGCTCCTGAAGTGTTAATCTCATTGATTCTGTTTTTCATCGTCTATACCCTGCTCTTCTTTGTCTGGCTGTATGTACTGGACAGGGAAATAAAGCATGGGCCGGAAGATCACGTTCACGGACCTGAAACCTATCATCACCGTGAAGAACGCATTGATCCTTTGTCGAAACTGATAAAATAA
- the cydB gene encoding cytochrome d ubiquinol oxidase subunit II — MDFNVIWYILIGLLLVGYAILDGFDLGVGILHLFSKGDHNRRIMLNSIGPVWDGNEVWLITAGGALFAAFPEVYATAFSGFYLPFMLLLIALIFRAVSIEFRSKEPSKRWRSTWDTSFGMASMIAAILFGIAIGNVVMGFAIGSDKVYQGTFFDLITPYTILTGFFNLSMFTMHGAIYLNLKTEGALQNQVKGWIRSSYIIFVIMFAITTAATLYLRPEMVANFSFGLIELPGAYHALVAEHHTLISILAWFIVLLNLLSIANIPRTLAKDKPMQTFISSACTMGAIIGLFALGIFPNMMISSLSPEFNLDIYNGASSGYTLRTMFFVAIWGLPFVLGYTSLIYWTYRGKTKLNESSY; from the coding sequence ATGGATTTTAATGTAATCTGGTACATTCTTATTGGTCTTTTACTGGTAGGCTACGCTATTCTGGATGGCTTTGATCTTGGTGTAGGGATACTCCATCTGTTCAGCAAAGGTGACCATAACCGCCGTATTATGCTTAATTCTATCGGACCGGTCTGGGATGGCAACGAGGTGTGGCTGATTACCGCAGGGGGAGCTTTATTCGCAGCTTTTCCTGAGGTGTATGCTACCGCTTTTTCAGGGTTTTATCTTCCCTTTATGCTGTTACTCATCGCACTAATTTTCAGAGCAGTATCCATTGAGTTTCGTAGTAAAGAGCCCAGTAAAAGGTGGCGCAGCACCTGGGATACCAGCTTTGGCATGGCTTCCATGATCGCGGCCATACTATTTGGTATTGCCATTGGCAATGTCGTGATGGGTTTCGCAATAGGCTCAGACAAAGTTTATCAGGGTACTTTTTTTGACCTAATCACGCCTTACACCATTTTGACCGGGTTCTTCAATTTGTCAATGTTTACTATGCATGGAGCTATCTATTTGAATTTAAAAACTGAAGGCGCCCTTCAAAACCAGGTAAAAGGATGGATAAGAAGTAGCTATATCATTTTTGTGATCATGTTTGCCATTACTACCGCCGCCACGCTTTACTTAAGACCAGAAATGGTCGCTAATTTTTCCTTTGGTCTGATAGAGCTGCCAGGAGCTTATCATGCATTAGTAGCTGAGCATCATACTTTAATCTCTATCCTGGCCTGGTTTATCGTATTGCTTAATTTGTTGTCTATTGCGAACATTCCTCGTACGCTAGCGAAAGATAAACCCATGCAGACATTCATTTCATCAGCTTGTACCATGGGTGCCATTATAGGACTTTTCGCCCTGGGCATTTTTCCCAATATGATGATTTCCAGCCTATCGCCTGAATTTAATCTGGATATTTACAATGGTGCCTCCTCCGGATATACTCTGCGCACCATGTTTTTTGTAGCAATCTGGGGTCTACCTTTTGTTCTGGGCTATACTTCATTGATCTACTGGACGTATCGGGGAAAGACCAAGCTTAATGAAAGCAGTTATTAA
- a CDS encoding metallophosphoesterase family protein translates to MKILLLSDTHSYIDASILSHAEQADEIWHAGDIGDFSVAQSLEEVKPLRAVYGNIDGEEVRKSFPEDLWFEVEGITVWITHIGGYPPKYNRRVKKVLSERRADIFVSGHSHILKVVRDQERGGMLCMNPGAIGKQGFQKVRTMLRFEINDQKVKHLEVIEMQR, encoded by the coding sequence ATGAAAATACTATTGCTATCCGATACACATAGCTACATAGACGCATCAATTTTAAGTCATGCCGAACAAGCTGATGAAATATGGCATGCAGGCGATATAGGAGATTTTTCAGTAGCACAATCTTTGGAAGAAGTTAAACCGCTCAGAGCTGTTTACGGAAACATAGATGGAGAAGAGGTCAGGAAGTCTTTTCCTGAAGATCTATGGTTTGAAGTAGAGGGGATAACCGTTTGGATAACACACATTGGGGGATACCCTCCAAAATACAATAGGCGGGTAAAAAAAGTGCTTTCAGAAAGACGAGCAGATATATTTGTTAGTGGACATTCTCACATACTTAAAGTAGTCAGAGATCAGGAAAGAGGAGGAATGTTGTGTATGAACCCCGGAGCCATAGGTAAGCAAGGCTTCCAAAAAGTACGTACCATGCTCCGATTTGAAATTAATGATCAAAAGGTGAAGCATCTGGAGGTGATAGAAATGCAAAGATAA